One Gemmatimonas sp. DNA window includes the following coding sequences:
- a CDS encoding ATP-binding protein, translating to MVKRSLLSELRRRLARSPAVALVGPRQCGKTTLAQTLGGAYYDLEQESERLRLDLEWAARTTGRARIILDEAQAWPEVFARVRGAIDQDRKRHGRFLLLGSVAPALAAHASESLTGRLSTIELTPLRWSELARTRRASHWLRGGFPDGGILAPQAFPEWQHDYLALVVQRDLPAWGLPAKPQVTGRLLRLLAAVHGQLWNASRIGQSLGLSYHTVNSYLDFLVGAFLIRRLPPFEADLGKRLVRSPKLYWRDSGLLHALLNVPDEHTLLNQPWVGASWEGYVIEQIIGELAAHGKRVEPYFFRTSDGHEIDLVLDFGKERWAIEVKLSASPTTADMDRLDRTADMIGATRRYLVSQTPRSVGTDVRASCNLSGLMERLA from the coding sequence ATGGTCAAGCGGTCACTGCTCTCCGAACTTCGACGGCGTCTCGCCCGCTCTCCGGCGGTCGCGTTGGTCGGGCCGCGCCAGTGCGGCAAGACCACCTTGGCGCAGACGCTCGGTGGCGCGTACTACGACCTCGAGCAGGAATCCGAGCGGCTGCGCCTCGACCTGGAGTGGGCAGCACGTACAACGGGACGCGCGCGGATCATCCTCGACGAAGCACAGGCGTGGCCAGAGGTCTTTGCGCGCGTGCGTGGCGCCATCGACCAGGATCGCAAGCGACATGGACGCTTCCTGTTGCTCGGCTCCGTCGCCCCGGCCCTCGCCGCACACGCGTCCGAGTCGCTCACCGGCCGATTGTCCACAATCGAACTCACCCCGCTGCGTTGGAGTGAACTGGCGCGCACTCGGCGCGCGTCGCATTGGCTGCGAGGAGGCTTCCCGGACGGTGGCATCCTGGCACCTCAGGCGTTTCCCGAATGGCAGCACGACTATCTCGCCCTCGTGGTCCAGCGCGATCTGCCGGCGTGGGGACTGCCGGCCAAGCCGCAAGTGACCGGCCGGCTGCTTCGGCTCTTGGCCGCCGTCCATGGACAGCTCTGGAATGCGTCGCGTATCGGCCAGAGCCTCGGTCTATCGTACCACACCGTCAACAGCTACCTCGATTTTCTCGTCGGGGCATTTTTGATCCGACGGCTGCCGCCCTTCGAGGCCGACCTCGGAAAGCGACTCGTGCGAAGCCCCAAGCTCTACTGGCGGGACTCCGGCCTGCTGCACGCACTGCTCAACGTGCCGGACGAGCACACGCTGCTGAACCAACCATGGGTTGGCGCCAGTTGGGAAGGGTATGTGATCGAGCAGATCATCGGTGAGCTTGCTGCGCACGGCAAACGTGTCGAGCCATACTTTTTTCGAACGAGCGACGGGCACGAGATCGACCTCGTGCTCGACTTCGGCAAGGAGCGCTGGGCCATTGAGGTGAAGCTGTCGGCCTCACCGACGACCGCCGATATGGATCGTCTCGACCGCACCGCCGACATGATCGGTGCGACACGTCGCTACCTCGTCTCGCAAACGCCACGTTCGGTCGGCACGGACGTGCGCGCGTCATGCAACCTCTCAGGGCTCATGGAGCGCCTCGCGTAG
- a CDS encoding S41 family peptidase, translated as MSFASFLSFVSTLSRALIIAAVAAASAVSLASAQSEPSDTPPAAVAYVPRTLAPAELAADIALLRRALNEVHAGWDRYTPRRVLDSAFARLERRAAQPMTDMDFYHDVALLLAQMRCDHTKAELPRSIYQYRTTQPTFLPVRVRILGDRIFVKTGAGLARGTEIRAINGIAATDVIARLSRYVAVDGFTDFVRTARLESDGDLMGNDLDHYWPFEFGFARSWTLTLLNAAGATSTVTRAPITYAAWQALGDAETVDFRTGTSWRALDDSTALLTVRSFVNYRTPVSVDSLYGALFDAVRARGVRHLVVDLRDNGGGSDDAAWGLVRHLIAEPVTPLSAVRRRTINVAPELRAAFETWSDPKALFAPDSLAFTRRDDGWYAERFATPTLTPAPGAFAGRISVLTSRQVSSATTMLVAVLQQAGARSGRIRLVGEETGGSAEGPTAGQILFLRLPASGARVRIPLKRTDVHAPFIAGMGVFPDIDATESIDDLRANRDRALLVAQSAPWSVVNEALLHRTVGLMRGSLTYRDYGNGRMVTLPTVQHVSPIGGSDAFRVRTVYDDGPGKTIYSTDVVRIDGDRLIEGAPGGAQDTLTIASRRETKDGTELVLLGRGMDNNLPVEFRYTWTLGMAAVRKLKEFRAPGATAWEYRHVYELATRGAP; from the coding sequence ATGTCGTTCGCGTCGTTCCTGTCGTTCGTGTCAACGCTGTCCCGCGCTCTCATCATCGCCGCAGTTGCCGCGGCGTCCGCCGTGTCGCTCGCGTCCGCCCAGTCCGAGCCCTCAGATACTCCGCCCGCCGCAGTGGCCTACGTGCCGCGTACGCTGGCGCCGGCCGAGCTGGCCGCCGACATCGCGCTGCTACGCCGCGCCCTGAATGAGGTGCATGCCGGGTGGGATCGCTACACGCCGCGGAGAGTCCTTGATAGTGCGTTCGCGCGCCTTGAACGCCGCGCCGCGCAGCCCATGACCGACATGGACTTCTACCATGACGTCGCGCTGCTCCTGGCGCAGATGCGGTGCGATCACACCAAGGCCGAGCTGCCGCGCTCCATCTATCAGTATCGCACCACCCAACCCACGTTCTTGCCGGTTCGGGTCCGGATACTTGGCGACCGGATCTTCGTAAAGACCGGGGCCGGACTGGCGCGCGGCACCGAGATCCGCGCCATCAACGGCATCGCCGCCACGGACGTGATCGCGCGCCTCTCCCGCTACGTCGCGGTTGACGGCTTCACCGACTTCGTGCGCACCGCCCGCCTGGAGTCGGACGGGGATCTCATGGGTAACGACCTCGATCACTATTGGCCGTTCGAGTTCGGGTTCGCCCGTTCATGGACTCTGACCCTCTTGAACGCGGCCGGGGCCACGAGCACCGTCACCCGCGCCCCGATCACGTACGCGGCGTGGCAGGCGCTTGGCGACGCCGAGACGGTCGACTTCCGCACCGGGACCTCGTGGCGCGCCCTCGATGATTCGACCGCACTGCTCACCGTGCGCAGCTTCGTGAATTACCGCACGCCGGTGTCGGTCGATTCGCTGTATGGCGCGCTCTTCGACGCCGTTCGCGCGCGCGGCGTGAGGCACCTGGTCGTAGATCTGCGCGACAACGGCGGTGGCTCGGACGACGCGGCGTGGGGCCTCGTGCGTCATCTCATTGCGGAGCCCGTGACACCGCTCAGCGCGGTGCGTCGGCGCACGATCAACGTGGCGCCGGAACTGCGCGCCGCGTTCGAGACGTGGAGCGATCCGAAGGCGCTCTTCGCGCCAGACTCACTGGCGTTCACCCGTCGCGACGATGGCTGGTACGCCGAGCGGTTCGCGACCCCGACGCTCACCCCGGCACCGGGCGCGTTCGCTGGTCGCATTTCCGTGCTCACGAGTCGGCAGGTCAGCTCGGCCACGACGATGCTCGTGGCGGTGCTTCAGCAGGCGGGCGCGCGCAGCGGCCGCATTCGCTTGGTGGGCGAGGAGACGGGCGGAAGCGCCGAGGGGCCGACGGCGGGCCAGATTCTATTTCTGCGGTTGCCCGCGAGCGGCGCGCGGGTGCGCATTCCCCTCAAGCGCACCGACGTGCACGCGCCATTCATCGCCGGCATGGGCGTGTTCCCTGACATCGATGCCACGGAGTCGATCGATGACCTGCGGGCCAATCGCGATCGCGCGCTGCTCGTGGCGCAATCAGCGCCGTGGTCCGTGGTGAATGAGGCGCTCCTGCATCGCACCGTGGGCCTGATGCGAGGCAGCCTCACGTATCGCGACTACGGCAACGGCCGCATGGTGACCTTGCCCACCGTGCAGCATGTGTCGCCCATCGGCGGCAGTGATGCGTTTCGCGTGCGCACCGTCTACGACGACGGTCCGGGCAAGACGATCTACTCGACCGACGTGGTGCGGATCGACGGCGATCGGCTCATCGAGGGTGCGCCGGGTGGCGCACAGGACACGCTCACCATCGCGTCACGGCGTGAAACCAAAGACGGCACGGAACTCGTGTTGCTCGGCCGCGGGATGGACAACAACCTGCCGGTCGAGTTTCGCTACACGTGGACACTGGGCATGGCGGCGGTGCGCAAGCTCAAGGAATTCCGCGCGCCGGGTGCTACCGCGTGGGAGTACCGGCACGTGTACGAATTGGCTACGCGAGGCGCTCCATGA
- a CDS encoding ankyrin repeat domain-containing protein, with amino-acid sequence MNTRAVWTFDAVVQGLLNGDCTALTPVFATRNGDAHSSAIVQWVSAGAFAAEPQALAEALTTACWLGEVDVARYLLDLGVDPEAGTGTGMNALHWAANRGQLAVVELLLSRGASLTALSMYGGTALDTAVWSAEHEPKPEHARIIAALVQSGAAPS; translated from the coding sequence ATGAACACGCGAGCGGTTTGGACCTTCGACGCCGTCGTTCAAGGATTGCTGAACGGCGATTGCACGGCGCTGACGCCGGTCTTCGCCACCCGCAACGGCGACGCGCACTCGAGTGCCATCGTGCAGTGGGTGAGCGCCGGGGCGTTCGCCGCGGAGCCACAGGCGCTGGCCGAAGCGCTCACCACGGCCTGCTGGCTGGGGGAAGTCGACGTCGCGCGCTATCTGCTCGACCTCGGCGTCGATCCTGAGGCCGGCACCGGCACGGGCATGAATGCCCTGCACTGGGCGGCGAATCGTGGACAGCTGGCGGTGGTCGAGTTGCTGCTGTCGCGTGGGGCGTCCTTGACCGCGCTGAGCATGTACGGCGGTACGGCCCTCGATACGGCCGTGTGGTCGGCCGAGCATGAACCCAAGCCGGAACATGCCCGGATCATCGCGGCGTTGGTGCAGAGTGGGGCAGCGCCGAGCTGA